One segment of Phosphitispora fastidiosa DNA contains the following:
- a CDS encoding DegV family protein — translation MQKIAIVTDSTCDLENEQLEQYGISVLPLKIIYTDREFTDRVDITPEEVYRNLEKEVPKTSLPSPSDAFQLFEHLKNSGFTHVLCIHISSGLSGTIQMVRNTAAEFSGIVIRVLDSKSLSMGLGFPVLEAAKEVSKGSSFDEVVNRAEEVINRVQTFFVVGTLEYLKRGGRIGYVAASLGEILQVKPIISINDEGKYYTYEKTRGRKKSLNRMLEIIRQAAEGRTVKIAVFHGDARQEADFLISQLNTLDNVEEIVTGQIGPVMVVHTGPGLVGVVIF, via the coding sequence ATGCAAAAAATCGCTATTGTAACTGACAGCACCTGTGATTTGGAAAATGAACAACTTGAACAATATGGGATTAGTGTCCTCCCGCTTAAAATAATCTACACTGACCGTGAATTTACCGACAGGGTTGACATTACCCCGGAGGAAGTGTACCGGAACCTCGAAAAGGAAGTCCCTAAAACCTCGCTGCCCAGTCCCTCTGATGCTTTTCAGTTATTTGAACACCTGAAAAACAGCGGCTTCACCCATGTCCTCTGTATCCACATCTCCAGCGGCTTAAGCGGCACTATACAGATGGTCCGGAACACAGCTGCGGAATTCAGCGGCATTGTAATTAGGGTCCTGGACTCCAAGTCCCTGTCAATGGGGTTAGGCTTTCCTGTCCTGGAAGCAGCAAAAGAAGTCTCCAAAGGGAGCAGTTTTGACGAGGTAGTCAACAGGGCTGAAGAGGTAATTAACCGGGTGCAGACTTTCTTTGTTGTCGGCACCCTTGAATACCTGAAAAGAGGCGGGAGAATTGGCTATGTAGCGGCTTCTCTGGGGGAGATACTGCAGGTAAAGCCCATTATATCCATAAACGATGAGGGAAAATACTATACATATGAAAAGACCCGGGGCAGAAAAAAATCTCTAAACAGGATGTTAGAAATTATCCGGCAGGCAGCCGAAGGCAGGACAGTTAAAATCGCAGTGTTTCATGGAGATGCCCGGCAGGAGGCAGATTTTTTGATTAGTCAACTTAACACACTCGATAATGTTGAAGAAATAGTAACAGGCCAGATAGGTCCCGTTATGGTTGTACATACCGGCCCGGGCCTTGTGGGTGTCGTTATATTTTAG
- the cooS gene encoding anaerobic carbon-monoxide dehydrogenase catalytic subunit: MTNKTRHRLDEKVSIHESVQEMYQRLHEDGMSNTFDRFEPQEKIRCNFCVSGTSCQLCTNGPCRISEKTGATLGVCGITPDAMAMRDMLLRNAMGASTYAHHAYEAFRTLKSTIEGKTPFGITDREKLYWFAGQCGVNTNGDPGQVALWLSDFLMYELHRGYDEPSRIIAAFAPPARQKVWRDLAIYPAGTLHEIKDAVASCLTNVDGDFISLAKKGLRLGVATIYGAQIGLEMVQDILFGTPMPHEVEVDLGILDPEYINIVFNGHEPWVGMATYYAAKRPEVQQRAKDAGAKGLRIIGSIETGQEMLQRLPIDEVFKGLTGNWLTIEPALATGAIDVFAMDENCSPPFLKPYEEKYGVTLVSVNDLVRIPGVSRNFDYKPPEAVGIANQLLDLAVGNFTRRKGKITPRVPQKVTKAISGFSTEAVLKALGGTPEPLAGAIKAGKIKGVVALVNCTTLSTGPHDYMTVNLAKELIRRDILIISGGCGNHGLEVAGLCNLEAIEMAGPGLKEVCRSLKIPPVLSFGTCTDTGRISMLTTALANHLGIDSADLPAAVTAPQYMEQKATIDGMFALAYGLYTHLSPTPPVAGGPELVKLLTEDLEGLTGGKVALGDDPVEVAAGIEEHIKKKRTKIGLD, from the coding sequence GTGACCAATAAAACCAGGCACCGTTTGGATGAAAAAGTCAGTATCCATGAGTCTGTTCAGGAAATGTATCAACGATTGCATGAAGATGGGATGAGCAATACTTTCGACCGCTTTGAGCCTCAGGAAAAAATAAGGTGCAACTTTTGCGTATCAGGAACTAGCTGCCAATTATGCACCAATGGCCCCTGCCGCATTTCAGAGAAGACCGGGGCCACTCTTGGAGTATGTGGGATAACTCCTGATGCCATGGCGATGCGGGACATGCTGCTGAGAAATGCTATGGGGGCTTCAACTTATGCCCATCATGCCTATGAGGCCTTCAGGACCTTGAAGTCCACTATTGAAGGGAAAACCCCCTTCGGAATCACTGACAGGGAGAAGCTTTACTGGTTTGCCGGACAGTGCGGGGTTAATACAAATGGTGATCCGGGTCAGGTGGCTTTGTGGCTGTCAGATTTTCTGATGTATGAGCTTCATCGCGGATATGATGAGCCCAGCCGGATAATTGCGGCATTTGCACCTCCCGCGAGGCAGAAGGTGTGGCGGGATCTGGCTATCTATCCTGCAGGGACACTGCATGAGATTAAGGATGCTGTGGCCAGTTGTCTGACAAATGTTGACGGTGACTTTATATCACTGGCGAAGAAGGGACTCCGGCTGGGGGTAGCCACGATTTACGGAGCCCAGATAGGTCTTGAAATGGTTCAGGACATCCTTTTTGGAACTCCCATGCCTCATGAGGTGGAAGTAGACCTGGGGATTCTGGATCCGGAATATATTAACATTGTTTTTAACGGGCACGAACCATGGGTGGGGATGGCAACTTACTATGCTGCCAAAAGACCTGAGGTTCAGCAGCGTGCTAAGGACGCCGGAGCAAAAGGATTACGGATTATCGGTTCCATAGAAACAGGGCAGGAGATGCTGCAGCGGCTTCCCATAGATGAAGTGTTCAAAGGTCTGACAGGCAACTGGCTGACAATTGAACCGGCATTGGCGACTGGGGCAATAGATGTTTTTGCCATGGATGAAAACTGTTCACCTCCTTTTTTAAAGCCTTATGAGGAAAAGTACGGCGTAACCCTTGTGAGTGTTAATGATCTGGTTCGGATTCCGGGCGTCAGCAGAAATTTTGATTACAAACCCCCTGAAGCAGTCGGCATTGCCAATCAGTTGTTAGACCTCGCTGTGGGAAACTTTACCCGGCGTAAGGGAAAAATTACACCAAGAGTACCCCAAAAGGTTACCAAGGCAATTTCAGGGTTCTCCACAGAGGCGGTGCTTAAAGCTCTTGGGGGCACTCCCGAGCCTTTGGCCGGGGCCATAAAGGCCGGTAAGATAAAAGGCGTGGTTGCTCTGGTAAACTGTACTACTTTATCTACCGGACCCCATGATTATATGACTGTCAACCTGGCTAAGGAGCTTATCAGAAGGGATATTCTTATTATTAGCGGCGGATGTGGCAACCACGGTCTTGAAGTTGCCGGACTGTGCAACCTTGAAGCCATTGAGATGGCAGGACCGGGGCTTAAAGAGGTATGCCGGAGCCTCAAAATACCACCGGTGCTTAGCTTCGGAACCTGTACCGATACGGGCAGGATTTCCATGTTAACAACAGCCCTGGCCAATCATCTGGGGATTGACTCCGCAGATCTGCCGGCGGCTGTTACGGCACCCCAATACATGGAACAAAAGGCGACAATAGACGGCATGTTTGCTCTGGCATACGGGCTTTACACCCATCTATCACCCACACCTCCCGTGGCGGGGGGGCCTGAGCTGGTCAAGCTTTTGACAGAAGACCTTGAGGGTCTCACGGGTGGTAAGGTAGCTCTGGGCGATGACCCGGTTGAGGTCGCCGCAGGCATAGAGGAACATATCAAGAAAAAAAGGACTAAAATCGGCCTTGATTAA
- a CDS encoding IS1634 family transposase — MEIGTFSNKKNASQYRCQSTIREIDGSNYRCLVIQSTALDARKEKTIARHIEKERMELEKDCLELGKRTFYCRADAEKELELFISGHKRILHSINGIAEEIVTIKRKAGRPKKGAVPETETTWRLNIEIQSPSEQTVSNLRAKAGTFVLMTNVLKEEELSAIDILKEYKEQTAVEVRFRFLKDPVFVDGIYVKNRERVLALSFVFLMALLIYALLERRVRQKLKEETEPLILPGKRKSNSPTGTSLLEMLKSMQIVRIVNGGKINRLLPKNLVNTQILRLLKLVGFDDTIYTMPKTVPKI, encoded by the coding sequence TTGGAAATCGGTACTTTCAGCAATAAGAAAAATGCCTCCCAATATCGCTGCCAAAGCACCATCAGAGAAATTGACGGAAGTAATTACCGGTGCTTGGTCATCCAGTCGACTGCACTTGATGCCAGAAAAGAAAAGACCATTGCCAGACACATTGAAAAAGAACGAATGGAACTGGAAAAAGATTGTTTGGAGTTAGGCAAAAGGACTTTTTATTGCCGCGCCGACGCTGAAAAAGAACTGGAGCTTTTTATCAGCGGACACAAACGCATACTGCATAGTATAAACGGGATAGCAGAAGAAATAGTAACCATCAAAAGAAAAGCAGGTCGACCCAAAAAGGGCGCAGTACCGGAGACAGAGACAACTTGGCGGTTAAACATAGAAATTCAAAGTCCCAGTGAACAAACCGTATCTAATTTGCGAGCCAAGGCCGGTACCTTCGTTTTAATGACCAATGTCTTAAAAGAAGAAGAACTGTCAGCTATTGATATTTTAAAAGAGTATAAAGAGCAGACGGCAGTGGAAGTTAGGTTTAGATTCCTGAAGGATCCTGTATTTGTTGACGGCATCTATGTGAAAAATCGAGAACGCGTATTAGCTTTAAGTTTTGTGTTCCTTATGGCTTTACTTATATATGCCCTTTTGGAACGCCGGGTAAGGCAAAAGTTAAAAGAAGAAACAGAGCCATTAATTTTACCTGGCAAAAGGAAAAGCAATTCACCTACAGGTACTTCCCTTCTTGAAATGTTGAAGTCAATGCAAATTGTCCGTATCGTAAATGGTGGAAAGATTAACCGCTTGTTACCTAAAAACCTTGTTAATACGCAAATTCTACGTCTCTTAAAGTTAGTTGGTTTTGATGATACCATTTATACTATGCCTAAAACAGTACCCAAAATTTAA
- a CDS encoding PRC-barrel domain-containing protein has product MRKSRKFISMPIISLEEGIQIGASKNIVVDPSKMEIAAIIIDQRGWFREQKIIPYTKVRSMGDDAITIDQSANVQRTMSLPHMLKLIKENINPIGVKVITESGTVLGVVDEYYIDEITGKIECFEISGKFLESLFKGKALMPAEHIRTLGSDIIVVNEGTETYLKKVDGGLNETIHNLKESTSTLWETTKKRTGKIRKNIKDKYEKNDNPSTSPAADAAEDSGNENFPEPNSGLDVTSEVEIKNEEIITGVSDSECVEPEDNETANSPDVPENNSAEPEADTPEEAVNTPEEANTK; this is encoded by the coding sequence TTGAGAAAGAGCCGTAAATTTATCTCCATGCCGATAATAAGTTTAGAAGAAGGTATCCAGATTGGTGCATCCAAAAATATAGTTGTGGACCCGTCCAAAATGGAGATTGCCGCAATAATTATTGACCAGCGCGGATGGTTCCGGGAACAAAAAATAATCCCCTACACAAAGGTCCGGAGTATGGGTGATGATGCCATTACCATAGACCAGTCGGCAAATGTGCAGAGAACCATGAGCCTCCCCCACATGCTGAAGCTAATCAAGGAAAATATTAATCCCATTGGCGTCAAGGTAATCACAGAAAGCGGAACCGTGTTAGGGGTAGTTGACGAATATTATATTGATGAAATAACCGGAAAAATCGAATGCTTCGAAATCAGCGGTAAATTTCTGGAGAGTCTTTTCAAGGGCAAGGCGCTCATGCCGGCGGAACATATCAGGACACTGGGTTCAGACATCATTGTTGTTAATGAAGGTACAGAAACATATCTGAAAAAGGTCGACGGCGGGTTAAATGAAACTATCCACAACCTGAAAGAAAGCACCTCCACACTTTGGGAAACCACTAAAAAACGCACCGGAAAAATCCGTAAAAACATTAAAGACAAGTATGAAAAAAATGATAACCCCAGTACATCACCTGCAGCTGATGCAGCAGAAGACTCCGGAAACGAAAATTTCCCCGAACCGAACTCTGGTCTTGATGTAACCAGTGAAGTGGAAATAAAAAATGAAGAAATAATTACCGGAGTTTCCGACAGCGAATGCGTGGAACCTGAAGACAATGAGACAGCAAATTCTCCTGATGTGCCGGAAAATAATTCTGCAGAGCCGGAGGCTGATACTCCTGAGGAGGCAGTTAACACCCCGGAAGAGGCCAACACCAAATAA
- the pth gene encoding aminoacyl-tRNA hydrolase: MKLIIGLGNPGNKYASTRHNIGFMIIDYLAGVLDISVDRVRLKSLVGEGFKDGEKIILAKPQTYMNLSGEAVLDMVHWYKTDLQDILIIYDDMDLPLGKLRLRIKGGAGGHNGMKSIIYLIQSEDFPRLRIGLGRPENEHLENIDFVLGKFSEAEAKVMTATVKEAAEAVLAVIEKGAAQAMNEVNKL; the protein is encoded by the coding sequence GTGAAACTGATAATTGGATTGGGCAACCCTGGTAATAAGTATGCTTCCACAAGACATAATATCGGCTTTATGATTATTGATTACCTGGCCGGGGTTTTGGATATTAGCGTAGACAGAGTCAGATTGAAAAGCCTGGTCGGTGAAGGCTTTAAGGATGGTGAAAAAATAATTCTGGCCAAACCCCAGACCTATATGAATCTCAGCGGGGAAGCTGTGCTTGACATGGTACATTGGTATAAAACCGATCTGCAGGATATCCTGATAATCTATGATGATATGGACCTGCCTCTTGGAAAGCTGCGCCTTAGAATCAAAGGCGGTGCCGGAGGACATAATGGGATGAAGTCAATAATTTACCTGATACAGTCTGAAGATTTCCCCCGTTTGCGCATCGGCCTCGGTCGACCGGAGAATGAGCATTTGGAGAATATTGATTTTGTCCTCGGCAAATTCAGTGAAGCGGAAGCAAAGGTAATGACTGCAACAGTCAAAGAGGCTGCGGAGGCTGTACTGGCAGTAATTGAAAAAGGTGCTGCACAGGCTATGAATGAGGTAAATAAACTGTAA
- a CDS encoding DUF4277 domain-containing protein has translation MDPKQCRVSPGTLIKGLVINVLSGRKALYKVFEYFAEQDLEVLFGSGIEADAFNDDALGRALDKLAFVHPNRVYSNIVLSAITKHDIDFKGVSGFSGYLLPSGVNFTEEDDGNWSVTIKWDTVDNNVTAACEVLTKNTASDYNLWKWAHLANGENVQAWSAWQADGAPFNLFGPIVEFQSFYYWTPY, from the coding sequence ATGGATCCCAAACAATGCCGTGTATCACCAGGCACCTTGATTAAAGGACTTGTAATCAATGTTCTGTCAGGCCGTAAGGCACTATACAAGGTTTTCGAATATTTTGCGGAACAAGATTTAGAAGTATTGTTTGGCTCGGGAATTGAAGCCGATGCCTTTAATGATGATGCTCTGGGCCGTGCATTGGATAAATTAGCATTCGTACACCCTAATAGGGTTTATTCAAATATAGTTTTATCTGCTATTACCAAGCATGATATAGATTTTAAAGGAGTTAGTGGCTTTAGCGGCTACCTGCTACCAAGTGGGGTAAACTTTACAGAAGAAGACGATGGAAACTGGAGTGTGACTATAAAGTGGGATACTGTAGACAATAATGTAACGGCTGCCTGTGAAGTTTTAACTAAAAACACAGCCAGTGATTATAATCTATGGAAATGGGCTCACTTGGCAAATGGAGAGAATGTGCAAGCATGGAGCGCTTGGCAAGCCGATGGTGCACCGTTCAATCTATTTGGTCCTATAGTTGAATTTCAGAGTTTTTATTACTGGACACCCTATTAA
- a CDS encoding ribose-phosphate diphosphokinase has translation MPIFNRKLKIFSGNANLKLAEEIAEYLGVSIGESKVSRFSDGEIHVKINESVRGADVFVIQPTCEPVNDNIMELLIVIDALKRASARRITAVVPYYGYARQDRKARARDPITSKLLANVITASGAMRVITMDLHAGQIQGFFDIPVDHLPGVPILAEYFLSKNLDNLIVVSPDLGGVTRSRDMAERIGASIAIIDKRRPEPNVAEIMNIIGDVDGKTVVMIDDIIDTAGTITQGAAALLERGAKEVYACCTHGVLSGPAMDRLQKSPIKEVVVTNTIPLPEHKAIDKIKVLSVAPLLGEAIIRIHEDLSVSKLFA, from the coding sequence ATGCCAATCTTTAACCGGAAACTCAAAATCTTTTCTGGAAATGCGAATTTGAAACTGGCCGAGGAAATAGCCGAATACCTTGGGGTATCAATTGGCGAATCAAAGGTTTCCAGGTTCAGTGACGGTGAGATTCATGTAAAGATCAATGAGAGTGTCAGGGGTGCCGATGTATTTGTAATCCAGCCTACCTGTGAGCCTGTTAATGACAATATCATGGAGCTTTTGATCGTCATTGATGCACTTAAGAGGGCTTCAGCCCGGAGAATTACTGCGGTTGTGCCTTACTACGGATATGCCAGGCAGGATAGGAAAGCCAGGGCCCGTGACCCGATAACTTCGAAATTGCTGGCAAATGTGATTACAGCAAGTGGGGCCATGAGAGTAATTACCATGGATCTGCATGCAGGTCAGATACAAGGATTTTTTGATATTCCTGTGGACCATTTGCCGGGAGTTCCGATTTTGGCTGAATATTTCCTCAGCAAGAATCTTGATAATTTGATTGTTGTCTCACCTGATCTGGGAGGGGTTACCCGTTCCCGGGATATGGCTGAGCGTATTGGGGCATCCATAGCTATAATCGACAAGCGTAGACCTGAACCTAATGTTGCTGAAATCATGAATATTATCGGAGATGTTGATGGCAAAACAGTTGTTATGATTGATGACATAATTGATACTGCAGGGACCATAACTCAGGGTGCAGCTGCCCTTTTGGAGCGGGGTGCCAAAGAGGTTTATGCCTGCTGTACTCATGGAGTCCTGTCCGGTCCGGCTATGGACAGGCTGCAGAAGTCACCCATTAAAGAAGTTGTGGTAACAAATACAATCCCGCTGCCCGAACATAAAGCAATTGACAAAATTAAGGTTCTTTCGGTGGCACCGCTTCTTGGGGAGGCCATAATCAGGATTCATGAGGATTTGTCAGTAAGCAAGCTTTTTGCATAG
- a CDS encoding 50S ribosomal protein L25/general stress protein Ctc, translating into MVEAKIGASLRPSTKGSYRHYLRDNGRIPAVVYGKGIKGQAIELDAKDLESVIRQKGRNVLIDLDVTGGSEQKKYVVMIKDLQRDPIRRDIVHADLCKVSLEEKLRTTVPLVLKGEAAGKKTGGVLQTGLRELEIECTPDKMPDAVNVDISSLETGQHITVADLLVFGEFKILTEPDKMVVMVAAPRVAEEKEEDTVRDAETAEAETEAETEDAEVS; encoded by the coding sequence ATGGTTGAGGCAAAGATAGGCGCCAGCCTGAGGCCAAGTACCAAAGGAAGCTATCGGCACTATTTACGGGATAACGGGAGGATACCGGCGGTGGTTTATGGGAAGGGCATTAAGGGACAGGCCATTGAACTGGATGCCAAGGATCTGGAGTCCGTGATTCGCCAAAAGGGGCGTAATGTTCTTATTGACCTGGATGTAACAGGAGGGTCGGAGCAGAAAAAATATGTTGTTATGATTAAAGACCTGCAAAGAGATCCTATCCGTAGAGATATTGTCCATGCCGACCTGTGTAAAGTATCCCTGGAGGAAAAATTACGTACAACCGTTCCTCTGGTGTTAAAGGGCGAGGCTGCCGGAAAGAAGACCGGGGGTGTTTTGCAAACCGGGCTGCGGGAACTGGAAATTGAGTGTACTCCCGACAAGATGCCGGATGCGGTAAATGTTGATATTTCCAGCCTTGAGACCGGTCAGCATATTACAGTGGCTGACCTTTTGGTATTTGGCGAGTTTAAGATTCTAACAGAACCGGATAAGATGGTTGTCATGGTAGCGGCACCCAGAGTGGCGGAAGAAAAGGAAGAAGACACCGTAAGAGATGCGGAAACTGCCGAAGCGGAAACCGAAGCTGAAACTGAAGATGCGGAGGTTTCTTAG
- a CDS encoding YpiB family protein codes for MEEAVMLYKKKKFIDEFLSKYALKKREASQVLNFLRSRDGLLANTYFVENVRHLPNALIISASNAATVSFLCRIDNEYYEDIEEIISLLDLEAPEELFVWLSFEEDYRCSVCNTDLEIAPEVREKVFYYQVIRALEREMSRKILDREERKAEMLAEIDLALEKGDRKKFDYLAIRYKKLFKAS; via the coding sequence ATGGAAGAAGCAGTAATGTTATATAAAAAGAAAAAGTTTATTGACGAATTTTTAAGTAAATATGCACTAAAGAAACGGGAGGCTTCCCAAGTTCTGAATTTTCTGCGCTCCAGGGACGGGCTGTTAGCCAATACCTATTTTGTGGAAAATGTCAGACACCTTCCGAATGCCTTGATTATTTCTGCATCTAATGCAGCAACGGTTTCATTCCTGTGTCGGATTGATAACGAATATTATGAGGATATCGAAGAAATTATTTCTTTGTTGGACCTGGAAGCTCCTGAAGAATTATTTGTCTGGCTTTCTTTTGAGGAGGACTACAGGTGTTCTGTCTGCAATACTGATTTGGAAATAGCGCCTGAAGTCAGGGAGAAGGTTTTCTATTATCAGGTTATTCGGGCTTTGGAACGCGAAATGAGCCGGAAGATACTGGACCGGGAAGAGCGGAAGGCAGAAATGCTGGCCGAGATTGACCTTGCCTTGGAGAAGGGTGACAGGAAAAAGTTTGACTACCTGGCAATCAGGTATAAAAAGCTTTTCAAGGCATCCTAG